One Candidatus Methylomirabilis tolerans DNA window includes the following coding sequences:
- a CDS encoding class I SAM-dependent methyltransferase, whose amino-acid sequence MDIPRIFNITESAHRIHNPITPEKLATLGAALRLESGTRVLDLGSGSGEMLCTWARDHGVIGTGIDMSQLFTEQAKLRAEELGVADQVTFIHGDAAGYVSDEKASVAACVGATWIAGGVAGTIELLARSLRTGGIILIGEPYWRQLPPTEDVAKGCLANSISDFLMLPELLASFGHLGYDVVEMVLADQDGWDRYEAAKWLTMRRWLEANPDDEFAKDVRAKLTSEPERYAAYTREYLGWGVFALMPR is encoded by the coding sequence GTGGACATCCCACGAATATTCAACATCACTGAAAGTGCTCACCGCATCCACAACCCGATTACTCCCGAAAAGCTCGCCACTCTCGGCGCGGCGCTGCGCCTGGAGTCAGGCACCCGCGTGCTCGACCTCGGCAGCGGTTCGGGGGAGATGCTGTGCACCTGGGCACGCGATCACGGCGTCATCGGCACCGGCATCGACATGAGCCAGTTGTTCACCGAGCAAGCGAAACTCCGTGCTGAAGAACTCGGCGTCGCCGATCAAGTCACGTTCATCCATGGCGATGCTGCCGGCTATGTCTCTGACGAGAAGGCCAGTGTGGCAGCCTGTGTCGGGGCCACTTGGATCGCCGGGGGAGTCGCCGGCACTATAGAGCTTCTGGCGCGGAGCTTGCGCACCGGAGGGATCATCCTCATCGGCGAGCCCTACTGGCGGCAGTTACCGCCGACGGAAGATGTTGCCAAGGGGTGTCTTGCCAACTCAATCTCCGACTTTCTCATGCTTCCAGAACTTCTCGCGTCTTTTGGCCACCTTGGCTACGACGTCGTTGAAATGGTTCTGGCTGACCAAGACGGCTGGGATAGATACGAGGCGGCCAAATGGCTCACCATGCGCCGATGGCTTGAAGCCAATCCCGACGACGAGTTCGCCAAAGATGTTCGAGCCAAACTCACCTCGGAACCCGAGCGCTACGCCGCTTACACGCGTGAATACCTGGGCTGGGGTGTGTTCGCGCTGATGCCGCGGTGA